From Flavobacterium alkalisoli, the proteins below share one genomic window:
- a CDS encoding OmpA family protein: MKKIVILIFILGAYTGLAQTGNKNADALFDNMWYVEAAKAYENAIKKGDTSRITLERAGDSYYFNTQMQEANKWYGQLVSEYPNEVSSKYLFRYAQTLEGTQNYPLAKKWMKQFAEKAYNDDRVKDFSLKDITIDDLLALEPQFTLQNLSINSKNSDFAPMYFKGQLVYATAIDSSYFHTRKYGWNNQPFLNLHLGRINPVQTDVTFLEKFSKDINTKYHEACVAFSPDEKTIYFTRNNYEGKLKKDGNGVNHLKLYSATAVEKDGKIRWENIKELPFNNDSYSVGQPAVSKDGTKLYFVSDMPGTIGETDIFVVDILGDGNYGQPKNLGETINTNGREMFPYVTDRALYFATDGHLGLGGLDVFESVITDGTFQKPVNLGGPLNTNMDDFAYIVNEETNKGFVCSNRKTGKGDDDIYSFERTPIVCKQVIKGIVSEELTGERISGATVVLYDTKGVERERTVSQIGGEYAFTTPIDCNINYFVEASKQGYRVTNKTVLTGSVTGETVVPLGISHELIIKENGLLKIKIDIIYFDLDKSYIRNDAAVELNKVVFLMNEYPNMVIKIESHTDSRGRDQYNLELSDRRAKATRDYIISQGIAAERIESAIGYGETQLINDCSNGIPCTDAQHEMNRRSEFIILKM, encoded by the coding sequence ATGAAAAAAATAGTTATACTAATATTTATTTTGGGAGCTTACACAGGCTTGGCACAAACCGGGAACAAAAATGCCGATGCATTGTTTGATAATATGTGGTATGTGGAAGCTGCAAAAGCCTACGAAAATGCTATAAAAAAAGGTGATACTTCGCGTATAACACTTGAAAGGGCAGGAGATTCCTATTACTTTAATACCCAAATGCAGGAAGCTAATAAATGGTATGGACAATTGGTATCAGAATATCCTAATGAAGTTTCTTCAAAATATTTATTTCGCTATGCACAAACATTAGAGGGTACACAAAATTATCCTTTAGCAAAGAAATGGATGAAACAGTTTGCAGAAAAAGCATACAATGATGACAGGGTAAAAGATTTTTCTTTAAAAGATATTACAATTGATGATCTGTTGGCTCTGGAACCTCAGTTTACATTGCAAAACCTGTCTATTAATTCCAAGAATTCAGATTTTGCGCCTATGTATTTTAAAGGTCAGCTTGTATATGCTACAGCTATAGATTCCTCTTATTTCCATACAAGAAAATACGGATGGAATAACCAGCCTTTTCTTAATTTACATCTTGGAAGGATTAATCCGGTACAGACCGATGTAACTTTTCTGGAAAAGTTCTCGAAGGATATAAATACCAAATACCATGAAGCCTGTGTGGCTTTTTCGCCTGATGAAAAAACCATTTACTTTACCAGGAATAATTATGAAGGTAAACTTAAAAAAGACGGTAACGGGGTTAATCATTTAAAATTATATTCTGCCACAGCAGTAGAAAAGGACGGAAAAATAAGATGGGAGAATATAAAAGAACTGCCTTTTAATAATGATAGCTATTCGGTAGGGCAGCCGGCAGTAAGTAAAGATGGTACAAAGCTTTATTTTGTTTCTGATATGCCGGGAACAATAGGGGAGACTGATATTTTTGTTGTAGACATATTAGGCGATGGTAACTACGGACAGCCTAAAAACCTTGGAGAAACCATTAATACAAATGGAAGGGAGATGTTTCCTTATGTGACCGACAGAGCATTGTATTTTGCTACCGACGGGCATTTGGGATTGGGCGGACTGGATGTTTTTGAAAGTGTTATTACAGATGGTACATTTCAAAAACCGGTTAATCTTGGAGGACCTCTTAATACTAATATGGATGATTTTGCCTACATAGTGAATGAAGAAACAAATAAAGGCTTTGTCTGTAGTAACAGAAAAACCGGAAAAGGGGATGATGATATTTATTCTTTTGAAAGAACGCCAATAGTTTGTAAACAGGTAATTAAAGGGATCGTTTCTGAAGAACTCACAGGTGAAAGGATATCCGGAGCAACGGTTGTTCTTTATGATACAAAGGGAGTAGAAAGGGAACGTACAGTATCACAAATTGGTGGAGAGTATGCTTTTACAACTCCTATAGACTGTAATATTAATTATTTTGTAGAAGCTTCCAAACAAGGATATAGAGTGACTAATAAAACGGTGCTTACAGGAAGTGTTACAGGTGAAACTGTAGTTCCTCTGGGTATTAGCCATGAATTGATAATTAAAGAGAACGGATTGCTTAAAATCAAGATTGACATTATTTATTTTGATCTTGATAAATCTTACATCAGAAATGATGCTGCTGTAGAGTTGAATAAAGTAGTGTTTTTAATGAATGAATATCCTAATATGGTAATTAAGATAGAATCACATACTGATTCCCGTGGTAGAGATCAATATAATTTAGAACTTTCTGACAGAAGGGCTAAAGCTACCAGAGATTACATTATATCGCAAGGTATAGCTGCAGAAAGAATTGAAAGTGCAATAGGATATGGTGAAACACAGCTTATAAATGACTGTTCTAATGGTATACCTTGTACTGATGCACAACATGAAATGAATAGGAGGTCTGAGTTTATTATATTGAAGATGTAA
- a CDS encoding PorP/SprF family type IX secretion system membrane protein — MIYKIKQILTLFILFIVSQAYSQQDPQYTQYMYNTLSVNPAYAGSLGHFTLTGIYRSQWVGIDGAPVTQTLSMDSPVGKNVGLGLSFLNESIGPSEEQWLNANFSYTIKTSETMNLSFGVNAGGRILNIDWSKGTMQNGDDFQYQDNIVNRFLPTIGAGVYYDGERSYVGLSVPNFLVDERYDGTKEGLADERMHFYLIGGLVFDLSANTKFKPAFLLKYVSGAPVVADLSANFMFYDKFRIGASYRTGDSVSGLVGFQLTQSILIGYAYDYTTTELQQFTSGSHEIMLRFELKSKEEGLKSPRFF; from the coding sequence ATGATTTACAAAATAAAACAAATACTGACATTATTTATACTGTTTATTGTATCACAGGCTTATAGCCAGCAGGATCCGCAGTATACCCAATATATGTACAATACATTGAGTGTAAATCCGGCATACGCAGGTTCTTTAGGACATTTTACCCTTACGGGTATTTACAGGTCACAGTGGGTAGGTATTGACGGAGCTCCTGTAACGCAGACATTAAGTATGGATTCGCCCGTAGGCAAAAATGTAGGGTTAGGTCTTTCTTTTCTTAATGAGAGCATTGGTCCGTCTGAAGAGCAATGGTTAAATGCAAATTTTTCCTACACAATAAAGACTTCAGAAACAATGAATCTGTCTTTTGGTGTAAATGCGGGTGGAAGGATATTAAATATTGACTGGAGTAAGGGGACTATGCAAAACGGAGATGATTTTCAATATCAGGATAATATAGTCAACCGTTTTTTACCTACCATAGGTGCAGGGGTTTACTATGATGGAGAAAGAAGCTACGTAGGGCTATCGGTACCTAACTTTTTAGTAGATGAAAGGTATGATGGTACAAAAGAAGGACTGGCAGATGAGCGTATGCACTTTTATCTAATCGGAGGATTGGTTTTCGATCTTTCGGCTAATACAAAGTTCAAGCCTGCTTTTTTACTTAAATATGTATCGGGAGCACCGGTTGTAGCCGATTTATCAGCCAACTTTATGTTTTATGACAAGTTTAGAATAGGAGCATCTTATCGTACAGGCGATTCGGTAAGTGGCTTGGTAGGGTTCCAGTTAACACAGTCTATATTAATAGGATATGCTTACGATTATACTACTACAGAACTCCAGCAATTTACCTCAGGCAGTCATGAAATTATGTTGCGGTTTGAGCTTAAATCTAAAGAGGAAGGTTTAAAATCACCAAGGTTTTTTTAA
- a CDS encoding RCC1 domain-containing protein → MKNIYITVALLFFYLISYSQCYTKVSSKVFHNLTIRTDGTLWAWGQNENDQIGDNSGNNQPSPIQIGTDNSWTSVSAGTQYSLAIKSDGTLWAWGSNSYGQTGNGGADIPEMVGEDTDWILAEAGLSFSAAIKSDGTLWMWGANFYGQLGNNSTTNLNTPTQVGEDTNWVAVSLGAQHTLALKSDGTLWAWGLNSYGQLGIGLMGNQHVPIQIGTDNDWIAIEAGYSASYAIKGNGTLWGWGSNGFGQVGNASSSDQIFPIQIGANTWQHIESTNHCLAIRSDGTLWSWGRNVAGEVWNVTPGVNQSSPVQVGTDNNWTQAVTGFYHSIALKNNGTLYSWGDNEFGTLGNDSFVDSLTLIQIGTTCTEIICNINTPSLSPLVTECSLEFDDIVIPTTTNSCGGTVTASLHLGAFPLTETGTIVWKFGNEADAIFVEQEVIIQDTELPVPSQETLSTITASCSITSEQISIPTAIDSCAGEITATTSNSLNFDEQGSYTIIWSYDDGNGNITTQSQQVLIEDSEMPVPTLENLPTLSSQCELSENDIEHPTALDNCAGVVIATTEDSLEFSDQGTYTINWIYNDGNGNITTQQQSVIINDTQAPVPTLETLPSISGECSLSNNDITYPTALDNCAGVVIATTEDSLEFSDQGTYTIIWIYSDGNGNNFTQQQQVVIEDTQAPVPAINTLPDLISECGLTSEEIQTPTAIDDCEGETIATTNNSLNFSEQGNYTILWTFEDSNGNSIDQEQQIIIEDVTSPTVITQDITVDLNGAASITITSEEINNGSYDNCNIESIEININNFTQPGIYEVVLTVYDNAGNESSDIATVTVVDSSLNINDFTKGDISIYPIPARDFITIKKPEDILILSTDFYDMLGKKLFNIEGNIDRIDTSFLSASSYFIIIHTDKGVLKKNLIIK, encoded by the coding sequence ATGAAAAATATTTATATAACAGTTGCACTCTTGTTTTTCTATTTGATTTCCTATTCTCAGTGTTATACAAAAGTTAGCTCAAAAGTATTTCATAATTTAACTATTCGGACTGATGGAACGTTGTGGGCCTGGGGACAAAATGAGAACGATCAGATAGGCGACAACTCAGGAAATAATCAACCATCTCCAATACAAATTGGAACTGATAATAGCTGGACTAGTGTCAGTGCTGGTACCCAGTATTCACTTGCAATTAAATCTGATGGGACATTATGGGCTTGGGGTTCTAACAGCTATGGACAAACAGGCAATGGCGGGGCAGATATTCCTGAAATGGTTGGTGAAGATACCGACTGGATACTGGCCGAAGCCGGATTATCTTTTAGTGCTGCCATAAAGTCTGATGGAACATTATGGATGTGGGGAGCGAATTTCTATGGACAACTTGGAAATAACTCAACAACAAATCTTAATACACCAACACAGGTTGGCGAAGATACTAACTGGGTTGCCGTTTCTTTAGGAGCCCAGCATACTTTAGCCTTAAAATCCGATGGAACACTATGGGCATGGGGATTAAATTCATATGGGCAACTGGGAATAGGGCTAATGGGCAATCAACATGTGCCTATACAGATTGGCACAGATAACGACTGGATTGCTATTGAGGCCGGTTATAGCGCCAGCTACGCCATTAAGGGGAATGGCACACTGTGGGGCTGGGGTAGTAATGGATTTGGGCAGGTAGGAAATGCTTCTTCAAGTGATCAAATATTTCCGATACAAATAGGCGCAAATACCTGGCAACACATTGAGTCAACAAATCATTGTCTGGCTATACGTTCGGATGGTACATTATGGTCATGGGGAAGAAATGTCGCCGGGGAAGTATGGAATGTCACTCCCGGGGTAAATCAGTCATCACCTGTCCAGGTTGGTACTGATAATAATTGGACACAGGCTGTTACAGGCTTTTATCACAGTATTGCATTGAAAAATAATGGAACTCTTTACAGTTGGGGAGATAACGAATTTGGAACTCTTGGTAATGATTCTTTTGTTGACAGTCTTACATTAATTCAGATAGGGACAACCTGTACAGAAATAATATGTAATATAAATACTCCTTCCCTTTCTCCTTTAGTCACTGAATGTTCCCTTGAATTTGACGATATAGTAATACCTACTACAACTAACAGTTGCGGAGGTACGGTGACAGCATCGCTTCACCTTGGAGCATTTCCTCTAACTGAGACAGGTACTATAGTTTGGAAATTCGGAAATGAAGCAGATGCCATTTTTGTCGAGCAGGAAGTTATTATTCAGGACACCGAACTGCCGGTACCTTCTCAAGAAACCTTATCCACAATTACAGCTTCTTGCAGTATAACAAGTGAACAAATAAGCATCCCGACTGCAATTGATAGTTGTGCCGGAGAAATTACAGCCACAACAAGTAATTCTTTAAATTTTGATGAGCAGGGCAGTTATACCATAATCTGGTCTTATGATGATGGAAACGGAAATATTACTACCCAAAGTCAACAGGTACTAATTGAAGATAGTGAAATGCCTGTTCCAACTTTAGAAAATCTACCTACACTTTCTTCTCAATGTGAATTAAGCGAGAATGATATTGAACATCCAACAGCTCTGGATAATTGTGCGGGAGTAGTTATTGCTACTACAGAAGATTCTTTAGAATTTTCTGATCAGGGCACATATACTATAAATTGGATCTATAATGATGGAAATGGAAATATAACAACTCAGCAGCAGTCAGTTATCATTAATGATACACAGGCTCCAGTGCCGACATTGGAAACTTTGCCTTCAATTTCAGGAGAATGTTCTCTTTCAAATAATGATATAACATATCCGACAGCTCTAGATAATTGTGCGGGAGTAGTTATTGCTACTACAGAAGATTCATTAGAGTTTTCTGATCAGGGCACATATACTATAATTTGGATTTATAGTGATGGTAACGGAAATAATTTTACTCAACAACAGCAAGTTGTGATTGAAGATACCCAAGCTCCGGTGCCTGCAATAAATACCTTACCTGATTTAATATCAGAATGTGGACTTACATCTGAAGAAATACAGACTCCGACAGCTATTGATGATTGTGAAGGAGAAACTATTGCCACAACTAACAATTCATTAAATTTTAGTGAACAGGGTAATTATACAATTCTATGGACATTTGAAGACAGTAACGGAAATAGTATTGACCAGGAACAACAAATCATAATTGAAGATGTTACAAGTCCTACCGTTATAACGCAAGACATAACAGTGGATCTTAACGGAGCTGCATCAATTACTATCACTTCAGAGGAAATAAATAATGGATCTTATGATAACTGCAATATAGAAAGCATAGAAATTAATATCAATAATTTTACTCAACCTGGAATATACGAAGTTGTTCTAACTGTTTATGATAATGCTGGAAATGAATCTTCTGACATCGCAACTGTAACGGTTGTAGACTCATCATTAAATATAAATGATTTTACAAAAGGGGACATATCAATCTATCCGATTCCTGCCAGAGATTTTATTACTATAAAAAAGCCTGAGGATATACTTATCCTATCAACAGATTTTTATGATATGTTAGGCAAAAAGTTATTTAATATAGAAGGTAATATTGACAGGATAGATACCTCTTTTTTATCAGCATCCAGCTATTTTATTATTATCCATACTGATAAAGGAGTTTTGAAAAAGAATTTAATTATAAAATAA
- a CDS encoding alpha/beta fold hydrolase, whose amino-acid sequence MFNKSLFIVSAFILLSCGATKTASSHFVFKDSKAEQKYITSYNNTMKLWPVSYEEKDINTSFGTAHVIISGPTSGEPLVLLHGMDASSTMWYPNIGDYAKKYRVYTIDYLMEPGKSVSKGDKLNTDEIISWYDQVFNNLGLEQFNLVGMSRGGWMATHYTLHSKDRIKKLILLAPVQTFNNIEVDTKTMTAANFKFFPNRNNLKKAVNALSRRPEKIAPAFKEQMYLGVKNTKSNFDVLQMTPFSKKELKALTLPVLVLVGDHDILNNSNIVEKAGKILPKINAAVIEDAGHFLTIDQKDEVDRRIIEFLDTKK is encoded by the coding sequence ATGTTCAATAAATCACTTTTTATAGTATCTGCTTTTATATTATTAAGCTGTGGGGCAACAAAAACAGCAAGCAGCCATTTTGTATTTAAAGATTCTAAAGCCGAACAAAAATATATCACCTCGTATAATAATACAATGAAACTATGGCCTGTTTCTTATGAGGAAAAAGATATTAATACCTCCTTTGGCACAGCACATGTTATAATAAGCGGTCCTACATCTGGTGAGCCGTTGGTACTATTGCATGGTATGGACGCCAGCTCTACTATGTGGTATCCAAATATTGGGGATTATGCAAAAAAATACAGGGTATATACCATAGATTATTTAATGGAGCCCGGAAAATCAGTTTCAAAAGGCGATAAACTTAATACAGATGAGATTATTTCTTGGTATGATCAGGTTTTCAATAATCTCGGATTAGAACAGTTTAATCTTGTCGGAATGTCAAGAGGCGGATGGATGGCAACACATTATACGCTACATTCTAAGGACAGAATAAAAAAACTCATATTGCTGGCACCGGTACAAACCTTTAACAATATTGAGGTTGATACTAAAACTATGACAGCTGCTAATTTTAAATTCTTCCCAAACAGAAATAATTTAAAAAAAGCTGTGAATGCCCTCTCACGCAGGCCCGAAAAAATAGCTCCTGCCTTTAAGGAACAGATGTACCTTGGTGTAAAAAATACAAAGTCTAATTTTGATGTGCTGCAAATGACTCCTTTCAGTAAGAAAGAACTTAAAGCGTTAACACTACCTGTATTAGTGCTTGTTGGCGATCATGATATTCTTAATAATAGTAATATAGTTGAAAAAGCAGGTAAAATACTGCCTAAAATAAATGCTGCAGTTATTGAAGATGCCGGGCATTTTCTTACTATAGACCAAAAAGATGAGGTAGACAGGCGTATAATTGAATTTCTGGATACAAAAAAGTAA